The segment GCCGTGCTGCTGCCCGGGGCGTTTTATTTTCTGCGGGAAACGAGCCGGCCGCCTGTCGAAGCGCTCAGGCGCGCGGGGGTGCCGATGGCGGTATCCTCGGATCTGAATCCGGGCACCTCGCCGTTCGCCTCGCTGCGTCTGGCGATGAACCAGGCGTGCGTGCTGTTCGGCCTCACGCCCGAAGAGGCGCTGGCCGGCGCCACGCGCCACGCCGCGCGCGCGCTTGGCCGCGGGACACGCATGGGCGTGCTGGCCGAAGGCCGGCTCGCCGATTTTCTGGTGTGGTCGGTCGACCACCCTTCCGAGATCGTTTACAGCCTGGGCACGCCGCTGCTCCACCAGCGGGTATTCCGCGGGGTCGCCAGGCACATCGCACTGGAGTCCGATTCGTGACGCAACCGACAAATACATGGCATGGCCGGATCGATACCGGCGAGGGGGCGAAGGCCCGGCGCTGGCATCAGGAGGTCACCGTGGAGGGAAACCCCGGCGGACCGGGCATCGCGCTGGCCGGTTTCGCCGTCGACGCGGGCGTGGTGCGCAACCAGGGGCGCGCCGGCGCCGCGGCCGGACCCGACGCCTTGCGCCGCGCGCTGGCCAATCTCGCCTGGCATCAGACGCTTCCGGTCGCCGACACCGGCGATATCACCTGCGAGGGCGATGAGCTGGAGGAGGCCCAGCGGCGGCTGGCGGACCGGGTGGCCGGGCTGGCGCGCCGCGGCCGCACCCCGGTGGTGCTCGGCGGCGGCCACGAGACGGCTTACGGCAGCTGGCGCGGGCTGGCCGATGCGTACCCGGATCTGACCATCGGCATCGTCAACTTCGACGCGCACTTCGACTTGCGCGAGGCGCCGCGCGCCTCCTCGGGCACGCCGTTCGCGCAGATCGCCGCCGATTGCCGCGCCGAAGGGCGCGCATTCCGCTATCTGTGCCTGGGGGTGGCCGAACCGTCCAATACCGCCGCGCTGTTCGCCCGGGCCCGCGAATTGGGCGTCCAGTGGCGGCTCGACACGGACATGGCGCCCTGGCTGTGGCAGGACACCCGCGGCCAATTGATGGAATTCGTCGACAGTGTGGATCTGGTGTATCTGACCGTGGATCTCGATGTGTTGCCCGCCGCGGTGATGCCGGCGGTCAGCGCGCCCGCCGCGCGCGGAGTGGGCGTCGACGTCGTCGAGTCGCTGATCCGGCGCATCGCCGAGTCCGGCAAGCTCGCGCTGGCCGATGTTGTCGAATTGAATCCGTCCTACGACATCGACGGACATGGCGCCAGAACCGCCGCTCGGCTGGTCTGGACGTTGTGCCGCAGTCTCAAGCCGCACCGCGGCCATCAATAAGAAATCCTAAGGAGGAGAAACCGTGAAACCGTCCCGTCATGATCCGTCCCGAGTGATCCGCGCGCCGCGCGGTCCGGCGCTGACCTGCAAGAACTGGTTGATCGAAGCGGCTTTTCGCATGCTGCAGAACAATCTCGATCCGGAGGTGGCCGAGCATCCGGAAAACCTCGTGGTGTACGGCGGCATCGGCCGCGCGGCGCGCGACTGGGCGTGCTTCGACCGTATTCTCGAGGTGCTGGCGCGCCTGGAGCCGGACGAAACCCTGCTGATCCAGTCGGGCAAGCCGGTCGGGGTGTTCCGCACCCACGCCGACGCACCGCGCGTTCTGCTGGCGAACTCCAATCTGGTGCCGCACTGGGCGACCTGGGAGCACTTCAACGAGCTCGATCGCCAGGGGCTGATGATGTACGGGCAAATGACGGCGGGCAGCTGGATCTACATCGGCTCGCAGGGCATCGTGCAGGGCACTTATGAAACCTTCTTCGCGGTGGCGAACACCCATTTTGACGGCAAGCCGCAAGGGCGCTGGATCCTGACCGGGGGGCTCGGCGGCATGGGCGGCGCGCAGCCGCTCGCCGCCACCATGGCGGGCTTCTCCATGCTGGCGGTCGA is part of the Paludibacterium paludis genome and harbors:
- the hutG gene encoding formimidoylglutamase, encoding MTQPTNTWHGRIDTGEGAKARRWHQEVTVEGNPGGPGIALAGFAVDAGVVRNQGRAGAAAGPDALRRALANLAWHQTLPVADTGDITCEGDELEEAQRRLADRVAGLARRGRTPVVLGGGHETAYGSWRGLADAYPDLTIGIVNFDAHFDLREAPRASSGTPFAQIAADCRAEGRAFRYLCLGVAEPSNTAALFARARELGVQWRLDTDMAPWLWQDTRGQLMEFVDSVDLVYLTVDLDVLPAAVMPAVSAPAARGVGVDVVESLIRRIAESGKLALADVVELNPSYDIDGHGARTAARLVWTLCRSLKPHRGHQ